GCTTGTTGGTACCGTTATCTGCTGCCTCCTGAATAAATTGCTTTTGGCCCTTTTTGTATTGAGTGTTTGTAGCGTATTGCGATTTAAACTCACAGCTCGGGCAAGACCAATCCCCCTCTGGAAGATTGCTAGGATCGATTGGAGGATCCAAACAAAGAAAGTGGAATGACTTGGGACATGTATCACAGCAAAGGAACGAGCCGCTTTGTAAGCACGCGGAGCAGAAATCGTCGTTTTCGATCTCCTCAACTTTAGAGAAATCAGAAtttttctcctcttccttcaCCTCCACGTTGAACGAGTTCTGattgaacagtttattCTTAGATGATAACGGCTTCGATTTCACGTGCGTATTGACATGAGCATGTGCGACACCCATCTTTGTGTCATCGTCGTATGAGAGAAGGTCTTCCTCCGCCTCGTCATCCTGCAGATTGTGGGACGAGCGTATATTACTTGGTTTGGTCAGCGGACGCGACTCTTCCGTCTTTAACAAAGGTTGGTACAATCGCGACTCTACTGTATCCTCGTCTGCTGCGACTTCCGGTCTAGTCAGATCCAATACCTCCTTCAGCGAGTCTGCTGGGGACGAGGTAGCCAGCGATCCCTTTCTCACAGAAAGCAAGGACAGTGCCGTCGACCCTGAGGGAGAgcttttcttgaaattcCACAGtctttccttttttatCTTGTCAGTAGGTAGAGCACTCAAGGGCAGCCCTGTTGCCCCATTTATGATATCGGCCTCAACGTTCTTTGCagtactgttgttgttgttggtggcAGCATCCGTTGTTCCTGTAAAACTACCGTTGCTGCCCCCGTTGGGCAAGAGCCCTCCCTGCTTTGATTTGTAGCTGAAGTGGTTCATATTCAGCAACCGTAGCTCTCTTAGCTTTTTGTCGCTGTAGAAATCATCTGATGATATCactctcctcttcttcaaatcgtaatccactttcaaagaggaagaccTCTTTGGACGTTCTCTTGCTGGAGACGcgtgcttcttcttcgaatAACGCCGTTTCTTCACCATCCCGCTCAAAGCGGGCTCCGAGTGGCTAGTACTCGTAGCTGACAGTACTTTCTCCAAGTTCTTGCTCTTAGCAGCATCTTCAGAGAGCGACGACAATGGCAATCCTCTGTCATTCATTTGTCGATTCTATTTCTTTCTATCCTTCTTCCTCTAGCTTCGAAGTCTTTCTCAAACTTCacttttcaagttttttaTTGTTCTCTTACTCGAGATGGTCGGTGATGGTTATGTaactgaagaaggaggagggGGTGGATATTCGTGAAAATGGTCCCTTCTAAAGTATAAAGTGTTGCTTCTTGACAgttattttattttatttttttcttcgctTTGGTGCCAACCTGCGTTGCTGTTACTTCAAAgtattttgaatttttttcctttcaattttcaacttttaattttctttttcttcttcttgaagagagGCGGATCCATAAAATGTTGTTGGAAAGTGATGGGTTCGTtgttcttttatttttttccctctgtttctctctctttcagTATCGCTTTCTCTTcccttttttgtttttatatatatattcttaCTGCGACTGTTTCTTAAGCTGTGTCCTTGCTGTAGCAGTGCTGTCAACAAAGTGCCAGAATGCAACTTGTAGAGTACGACGAACGTAAAACGTAAGCGCAAATGCGGGGTGTGCCAACTGTCTGGAAcccaaagaacaagaatcaaaaaaatacgaaTGTAATTGAAAGCTGACAATTAAAAACTCGAGCGTTCCCTCGTCCGCTCGCCAGTTGTCACCTGTCTTGAATCGAGATTCACACACAGGTACGTACCCCTCGGGGGCCCATGTCTCACactgtatttttttgctatCCTCACTCcatttcaagtttttcacAGTGACACTCGTTAAGAGTGATGTAAGTTCAACTCTGTATCGTGAACAGCACTGGGTTTGCACCGTTTGCAGAGTTAGATCAGGTTACTTCTCTTGGCTGTGACGACGTAGCGTACTTATATCTTGAGAGGAACCTGCCTACAGCGCGTGCAATAGTGTATTAGTTAAACTGATGGACGCTGAGTTACAGGCTCTTCGAGAGGCAAGATTAGCTCAGCTTAAAAGCAGTGCCGGACAGAACGCCAGCGGCTCAGATGCAGGTGCAGGCGCAGGAGGCCCCAATGGTGGGAATCCTGGAGCCGATGCGAGTGCCGGGACTGTGAACCCTGCTCTGGTTCGTTTCTTACAACCGCAGGCGTTGGAGAGGCTGTCGCGTGTCTCGTTGGTGAGGCCCGACAGGGTCAAGTCTGTGGAGTTGTATTTACAGCAGCTAATCTCTACTGGGCAGCTGAATTATAAGATTAATGAGAAcgaaattgttcaaatctTGAATGGTATTGCCAGACAGGAGAACAAACGGAATGATCAAAAAATCATATTTGAGAGGAAGGACATGGATTTGAAGGAACTCGAGGGAGATAACCACAAAGAAGACGACTCTGAGGACGACTTTTTCGACGAATGATGTTTTTTAACCTCTAGACTTTTCCATGTAAAACCGTAAAAGATAGAATAACAGTTCACCGCCCTCATCGCAAGTCAgcatacatatatatttatatatattatttttttgcaaggttattattattatgCTTATTATTATATAGCATATACACATATGTCTTGTTAGCCTTCACGCAGGGCAGCCAGTTGGCACAGAGAAATGGACCCACCGGAAATCCGTAAACCTTCTGTAAGGATCGTTACAAACGGTAGCAATGCCCTCCccaacagaaacaacactGGAACGGCCAAGCGAAAGAAAGTAAGATTGCAACCGGGACACAGTGCGCTAGATTGGAGCCACAAAGTGGTCACCGATGGTGCTAAGGGGCTGCTTATAACTGGGTTGGACACTTTGGTACAAGATAGTGAGTTTCAAAGACTCAATGCAGGGACCGTTATGAACCAAGTGGCGCATCGCATCCCAACGTATAAGATCAGGCCGCTGATGGCCATAAATTCCAAGATTCTTAAAAATCATCAAGACTATCTCTCAAAGCACGATTTTTGGGCAGTCTACAAGGGCAAAGTGTACTGTTTGAGTTACTATTTGGATTTCCACCCTGGGGGCATCGAGATTATTATAGATCATGCCACGAGGGATCCACCGGATATCCGTGGGGCATTTGACAGATATCATAGATGGGTGAGCGCAGAGAAACTACTCGAGACTTGCCTCGTAGGTAAATACGTGGAAGATTAATCTTTTTGCAAATATCTATTACATAGTAAAGCAATTCATCgcaacaataacaacaaaaggAGGGGAGGGATGGTTAGTTAATATTAAGCTATCCGAGGGCCGAAtggaaagaaagaaagaattggGATCAAGTAAAGTAGGACTCGTATcagtttttggaaaattcaGGGAAAGCATCCTCCCATTCTTTcagttgtttcttgtaaagATCATGGTATTCCTCCTTCTTTGATTCCTCCATGGAATTCCATTTCTGACTAACCAATGTGGAAATCTCTCCAAAAGTAGCATCTGGATGAGCATCTACCACAGAGCTTCTAACATCCTTTgtgaagaggaagaatgGTGCAGCAGGTTTCTTTGGTGGCAAGGTCTTCTCGAAGGCAGCCTTCTCCTTCTGGTACTCCGCAAAATCTTTCTCGTATTGCTCCACAAATGGTTTCCTAGCCTGTTCTGACAACTCGGACCATTTCTCCCCAAACAACTTTGTTAGCTCTGTTGTCTTCAAATCAGggttctccttcttcatcCCAGGCCTGATCTCTTTACAGTATAGCAGATACGCAGTCATTGGTCTCTTGGGAGCTTGCTTAAGAACATCCTTCCTCGCATTTAGTCTGCTTTGGTTGGGTGTAAGCGGTTTAGCCTGCTTCTTCACGGACTTCAACAAAGTGAAGGACGCTTGCCATTGTGCGATGGGCCCACAGTGGAAGTACGACCTAGGTAGTAACTGAAACGACCTGACAATGAACTGTCTGGCAACAGAAGATGGTAGAAGCATGGCTCACAGAATTGTATTTGGAATAATTCAACGTCTCACACCCGCAATTCACTAGAATGTAACAGGGTCTTAGACTTTTGTCCGTCTCCCTTTGTTTATCATATAAACAACATTTTATATTTGTGTGcagtttgt
This sequence is a window from Huiozyma naganishii CBS 8797 chromosome 3, complete genome. Protein-coding genes within it:
- the ABF2 gene encoding DNA-binding protein ABF2 (similar to Saccharomyces cerevisiae IXR1 (YKL032C) and ABF2 (YMR072W); ancestral locus Anc_2.535) is translated as MLLPSSVARQFIVRSFQLLPRSYFHCGPIAQWQASFTLLKSVKKQAKPLTPNQSRLNARKDVLKQAPKRPMTAYLLYCKEIRPGMKKENPDLKTTELTKLFGEKWSELSEQARKPFVEQYEKDFAEYQKEKAAFEKTLPPKKPAAPFFLFTKDVRSSVVDAHPDATFGEISTLVSQKWNSMEESKKEEYHDLYKKQLKEWEDAFPEFSKN
- the SDD2 gene encoding Sdd2p (similar to Saccharomyces cerevisiae YMR074C; ancestral locus Anc_2.537) — translated: MDAELQALREARLAQLKSSAGQNASGSDAGAGAGGPNGGNPGADASAGTVNPALVRFLQPQALERLSRVSLVRPDRVKSVELYLQQLISTGQLNYKINENEIVQILNGIARQENKRNDQKIIFERKDMDLKELEGDNHKEDDSEDDFFDE
- the RCO1 gene encoding Rco1p (similar to Saccharomyces cerevisiae RCO1 (YMR075W); ancestral locus Anc_2.538), with amino-acid sequence MNDRGLPLSSLSEDAAKSKNLEKVLSATSTSHSEPALSGMVKKRRYSKKKHASPARERPKRSSSLKVDYDLKKRRVISSDDFYSDKKLRELRLLNMNHFSYKSKQGGLLPNGGSNGSFTGTTDAATNNNNSTAKNVEADIINGATGLPLSALPTDKIKKERLWNFKKSSPSGSTALSLLSVRKGSLATSSPADSLKEVLDLTRPEVAADEDTVESRLYQPLLKTEESRPLTKPSNIRSSHNLQDDEAEEDLLSYDDDTKMGVAHAHVNTHVKSKPLSSKNKLFNQNSFNVEVKEEEKNSDFSKVEEIENDDFCSACLQSGSFLCCDTCPKSFHFLCLDPPIDPSNLPEGDWSCPSCEFKSQYATNTQYKKGQKQFIQEAADNGTNKLFSKLLFQLQGFNPKQFNLPQSVKESFPEVSTGDRGQYTDDTMRTPLTEKQMFNSPYGQSITKLDSYCPENHYIDDNSDTTPDRFLLCYKCKTTKFGTWDHPGNARLLIKCDYCQTPWHLDCIPDVPRASLKILGYKWRCPLHANVKQQRRLNKRQQKYLEPSQPCGYKNTGDIEIVLDEISSPDYKAKPSDLGQMEPVPLLKESGIKLDFMDKIYNYQKSMRKSVFKLQERLLDRIISNSEDCAELNEISSLLYFKYCSVPSQPLKSLWDFKELCFIADKELVPPTNKGSKQKESVPPKEDEAISQKNASDICISSEEVSQLLLIKKILETKRKDEVMKFFDLK
- the IRC21 gene encoding Irc21p (similar to Saccharomyces cerevisiae YMR073C; ancestral locus Anc_2.536) — translated: MDPPEIRKPSVRIVTNGSNALPNRNNTGTAKRKKVRLQPGHSALDWSHKVVTDGAKGLLITGLDTLVQDSEFQRLNAGTVMNQVAHRIPTYKIRPLMAINSKILKNHQDYLSKHDFWAVYKGKVYCLSYYLDFHPGGIEIIIDHATRDPPDIRGAFDRYHRWVSAEKLLETCLVGKYVED